The genome window CGGTCCCTCCTTCTACTTTGGAAACGGTGTGGGTGTGGGCTGGAATGCCAAAGTGGGCGCAAGTTTCACCCTGCGCTGAGAACACGATCTCCTCAGGAGCCTTGTCGGCTCCTGTTTTTGTTTGCATTTTTGTTTGCATCCGTTCCGAATTCAAGGCACACTGTGATCCATGCCCGTCAAAAGCCATCCTGCTTTCAAGCCCTGTCCTTGCGGCTCCAAGCGCTCCTTCCACGCCTGCTGTCAACCTTTTTTGCAAGGGGCCAGAGCACCCACCGCTGAACAACTGATGCGCTCTCGCTACACTGCATACGTCCTGCATGACGCAGACTACTTGCTGTACAGTTGGCATGCAACCACACGTCCTGAAGCTCTGGATTTTTCAGATGACACCACCGTCTGGGAATCCCTGAAGGTCCATCACACAACCCATGGACAACCCGAGGACCGTGAGGGAACCGTGCACTTCACTGCAAAATACAAATTGCATGGCCAGAAGCACACGATGCAGGAAAACAGCCGTTTCCTCAAGGTCGATGGAGAGTGGAAGTACCTTGATGGCGAACTGCACTGAAACGGTGGAATTCAGCAACAACAAAATTCAGCCAGCAAGTTTTCCTTGCTGGCTTTTGACGATTTAAGCGTGGACGTGGATTTGTGAGGGGGATCGCTCAGTCCTGAGCGTTGTAGGCAGCCCGCAGAATTTCAGCCACCTCGGGGCGGGTGAACTCTCTGGGGAGGTTTTCACCTGCACGCAGCATGCCACGGACCTTGGTTCCAGAGAG of Deinococcus misasensis DSM 22328 contains these proteins:
- a CDS encoding YchJ family protein encodes the protein MPVKSHPAFKPCPCGSKRSFHACCQPFLQGARAPTAEQLMRSRYTAYVLHDADYLLYSWHATTRPEALDFSDDTTVWESLKVHHTTHGQPEDREGTVHFTAKYKLHGQKHTMQENSRFLKVDGEWKYLDGELH